A stretch of the Saccharolobus caldissimus genome encodes the following:
- a CDS encoding amidohydrolase family protein — MIKVIDVHVHYHIFARKIPDHCKEFLENVEGTKMSLENDLIEIEKILMVPSHPCYTNECYDGFYIDYEERKKNPDIYAQWGEVNPLACNVKEELERQYSLGIIGIKLHPVHHGFKPNAYREEEGGLKQLLYIYEFAEDHDLPVLIHTGTSVGVGSRNKYADPILVDDVARDFPRVKIILAHAGRPIWYTTAFQMAKFIKNIFLEISSIPPKNILKVLPRLHEISDKVLYGSDFPAFRGQDLAEYALQVYNVVKDEKIMRDNAKRILKI; from the coding sequence ATGATAAAAGTTATTGATGTCCACGTGCACTATCACATCTTTGCGAGGAAAATCCCAGACCACTGTAAGGAGTTCTTAGAAAACGTTGAGGGGACTAAAATGAGTTTAGAAAATGACCTTATAGAAATAGAAAAGATTTTAATGGTTCCATCACACCCTTGTTACACTAACGAATGTTACGACGGTTTTTACATAGACTACGAGGAGAGAAAGAAAAACCCTGATATATATGCCCAATGGGGTGAGGTAAACCCTTTAGCTTGTAACGTTAAGGAGGAATTAGAGAGACAGTACTCTTTAGGTATCATAGGAATTAAGCTACATCCCGTACATCACGGTTTTAAGCCTAATGCTTACAGAGAAGAGGAAGGTGGTTTAAAACAACTTCTGTATATTTACGAATTTGCTGAAGACCACGATCTCCCAGTCCTTATACATACTGGGACCAGTGTCGGAGTAGGTAGTAGGAATAAGTATGCAGATCCCATCTTAGTTGACGACGTTGCTAGGGATTTCCCCAGAGTTAAAATAATTCTCGCTCATGCAGGAAGACCCATTTGGTATACTACAGCCTTTCAAATGGCTAAGTTTATTAAGAATATTTTTCTAGAAATATCTTCAATACCGCCAAAGAATATTTTAAAGGTATTACCTAGACTTCATGAGATATCTGATAAGGTACTTTATGGAAGTGATTTTCCCGCGTTTAGAGGTCAGGATCTGGCAGAGTATGCTCTTCAAGTATATAACGTAGTTAAGGATGAAAAAATAATGAGAGATAACGCTAAGAGAATACTTAAAATATAA
- a CDS encoding dCTP deaminase: MILSHQSIMKLLGRVITNYSLDNVRENGYDLRICGDKYFEIEEGASLPERKAKLKEIPFGEKADLKSLKTYLFESCEEFNVPEDIAILITLRSTMARNGFLAPPTVIDAGYKGKVFVAITPVYNSSLKKGMATHHLIFFKLDEKTDKPYNGNYQGGIVI; the protein is encoded by the coding sequence ATGATACTCTCTCACCAGTCCATAATGAAGCTATTGGGAAGAGTAATAACCAATTACTCCTTGGATAACGTAAGAGAAAACGGTTATGATCTAAGAATATGTGGGGATAAATACTTCGAAATAGAGGAGGGAGCAAGCTTACCAGAAAGAAAGGCAAAGCTTAAGGAAATACCTTTTGGTGAGAAGGCAGACTTAAAATCATTAAAGACTTACCTCTTTGAGTCTTGTGAGGAGTTTAACGTTCCAGAGGACATAGCAATTCTAATAACCTTAAGGAGTACCATGGCTAGAAATGGCTTTTTAGCTCCTCCAACAGTTATAGATGCAGGATATAAGGGTAAAGTATTTGTTGCTATTACCCCGGTGTATAATTCCTCACTGAAGAAAGGTATGGCTACACACCATTTGATATTCTTTAAACTCGATGAGAAAACGGACAAACCCTATAACGGGAATTATCAAGGGGGAATAGTAATTTAA